The Chloroflexus aggregans DSM 9485 genome segment ACCGTGCGCGGAAGTATGTGCCCTCGGCACGTATTTGGGGTATACTCGTTCAAGAGATGGTGCGCAAAGGGCGTGAGGTGTTAGTCGGCGTTAGTCGCGATCCACAATTTGGGCCGCTGATCGCAGTTGGTATGGGAGGCATTTATGTCGAAGTCTTGAAGGATGTTGCTTTCCGGCTCGCACCACTGAGTGTCGAGGAGGTGCAGGAGCAGATCCGTTCGATCCGCGCTTACCCACTGTTGCGTGGTGTTCGCGGTGAACCTCCGGCCGATATTGCTGCCCTCGAAGAGACGGTGCTGCGGGTAAGCCAACTGGTCACCGACTTTCCGGAAATTGTCGAGATGGATATTAATCCGCTCGTTGTCCATTATGAGGGCGAGGGCGCTGTTGTCCTCGATGCCCGGATCATCCTCAACTAGTGGAGGCAATGATGGCAACACTGTATGTCGCCTCAACTGAGACCTACGTTGGTAAGAGTGCGGTGTGTGTGGGTTTGCTGCGCCGAATGCAACGAGATGGCTACCGTGTCGGGTATATGAAACCGGTAAGCGTTTCGGTTACTCACACGCCCGACGCGGTGCTTGATGAGGATGCCGCCTTTATTCGCCAGACCATTGGTCTTGACGCACCTATGGAGCAGGTTGCGCCGGTGCTCATTACACCGGGCGTTATCGAGTCGATCTTGCGCGGGCAACCCCATTCGTTTGCGAAGACCTTGCGCGATGCCTATCTGGCCGTATCACGCCAGAAAGATGTGATGGTGTTAGAGGGGACTAATACGTGGGCCGAGGGCGCGCTGGTCGATCTGACGGCCGATCAAGTGACCGATATGTTGCAAGCACCCGGCTTGCTCGTGTGTCGCTACACTTCGACACTGTCGGTTGATACCATTCTCAGTGTCCAACGGTACGTTGGGGATCGTTTGTTGGGGGTGTTGATTAATCAGGTTGAAGAGCCGCACCGTGAGTTTGTGCGGAACCGCGTTACTCCGTTTCTAGAGGGGCGTGGTATTCCGGTGTTGGGTGTCCTTCCTCGCGATCGTTTGCTGTCGGGGGTGACGGTAAACGAACTGGCTCAGCATCTCGGCGGGCAAGTAATCGGTCGCCCTGAATGGGGTGAGAAGATGCTCGATTCCTTGATGATCGGTGCAATGGGTGCAGATGCCAGTCTCTCGTTCTTC includes the following:
- a CDS encoding phosphotransacetylase family protein, whose protein sequence is MMATLYVASTETYVGKSAVCVGLLRRMQRDGYRVGYMKPVSVSVTHTPDAVLDEDAAFIRQTIGLDAPMEQVAPVLITPGVIESILRGQPHSFAKTLRDAYLAVSRQKDVMVLEGTNTWAEGALVDLTADQVTDMLQAPGLLVCRYTSTLSVDTILSVQRYVGDRLLGVLINQVEEPHREFVRNRVTPFLEGRGIPVLGVLPRDRLLSGVTVNELAQHLGGQVIGRPEWGEKMLDSLMIGAMGADASLSFFRRRANKAVITGGDRSDLQLIALQTSTNALVLTGNIRPTMQVMDRAAELEVPIILVADDTLSTVDRAEKLFGRVRFHQEAKLRRFTELLDTHFDFDRLYRLLGLKIH